A window of Escherichia coli contains these coding sequences:
- a CDS encoding methyltransferase, whose translation MHSQLKERIRLMRARLDNAAPVAEIRAESQLFVTPAPVCDRLVTLAEISNRDHILEPSAGTGAILRAIRDTAPGAMCDAVEINSGLVRYLRENFNGVRVQCGDFMEWQPVQYYSRIIMNPPFSHGQDIRHILRAFSLLRPGGVLVAVCLNGPRQQEKLLPFSDVREELPRGTFAYTDVPTMIIRLRA comes from the coding sequence ATGCACAGTCAGTTAAAAGAACGTATCCGGCTGATGCGCGCAAGGCTGGATAACGCCGCGCCGGTTGCTGAAATCCGGGCTGAATCTCAGCTTTTTGTGACTCCTGCCCCGGTCTGTGATCGCCTGGTGACGCTGGCGGAGATCAGCAACCGTGATCACATTCTGGAACCCTCTGCCGGCACCGGGGCCATACTGCGGGCGATTCGGGATACCGCGCCGGGGGCCATGTGTGATGCGGTGGAAATCAACAGCGGGCTGGTCCGGTATCTGCGGGAAAATTTTAACGGTGTCAGGGTACAGTGCGGTGACTTCATGGAATGGCAGCCGGTGCAGTATTACAGTCGGATTATCATGAATCCGCCGTTCAGCCACGGGCAGGATATCCGGCATATCCTGCGGGCCTTTTCCCTGTTGCGTCCGGGTGGCGTGCTGGTCGCCGTCTGTCTCAACGGACCACGCCAGCAGGAGAAGCTGTTACCGTTTTCTGACGTCCGCGAGGAGCTGCCGCGCGGCACGTTTGCTTATACCGATGTCCCGACGATGATTATTCGTCTGCGTGCCTGA
- a CDS encoding DUF3560 domain-containing protein, whose amino-acid sequence MTLAAITMTAPEAASPVQMYRATYSPDDNKLRLYAASRLDPETYKKVHDAGFRWAPKQALFVAPAWTPGREDVLLSLAGEIEDEDSTLAERQEARAERFTGYSGKRASESAQALDEVERLAAMIPPGQPILVGHHSERRARRDAQRIENGMKRAVMLFERAEYWEERARSALLHAKYKERPDVRWRRIKKIEADLRKAEKTIAQSQKYLTMWRAESLDLNMAKLISSYDRISACFPLDTYPRPAEKSQYEGSRSLWSALDDDIITTEQAREIAIRCHERQIQRQQRWVNHYQNRLIYERAMLDESGGVVTRTQDFEPGGQVFSRGEWLTIIRVNKSNGAVSSVTTPNYSFLGYSGTMKVTPDRITDYKAPSAEEAAVASQAAKRPPVVNYPGEGFREMTKAQWAALPRDCKAVRSVAETEDHGAYRYRRTMDNNFRLVNVYITDMKITEIPQK is encoded by the coding sequence ATGACATTAGCAGCCATCACCATGACCGCCCCGGAAGCCGCCAGCCCTGTGCAGATGTACCGCGCGACCTACTCACCGGATGACAACAAACTGCGCCTGTATGCCGCGTCACGCCTCGACCCGGAGACGTATAAAAAAGTGCATGATGCCGGTTTTCGCTGGGCACCCAAACAGGCGCTGTTTGTCGCGCCAGCCTGGACACCGGGCCGGGAAGACGTGCTCCTCTCACTTGCCGGAGAGATTGAGGATGAAGACAGCACGCTCGCTGAACGTCAGGAAGCACGGGCGGAGCGGTTTACCGGATACAGCGGAAAGCGGGCCAGTGAATCCGCACAGGCACTTGATGAAGTGGAAAGACTGGCCGCGATGATCCCGCCCGGTCAGCCCATTCTTGTGGGGCATCACAGCGAACGCCGCGCCCGTCGTGATGCGCAGCGTATTGAAAACGGCATGAAACGAGCCGTGATGCTCTTTGAACGTGCGGAATACTGGGAAGAGCGGGCGCGGTCGGCACTGCTTCACGCGAAGTATAAAGAACGTCCGGACGTTCGCTGGCGTCGCATCAAAAAAATCGAAGCTGATTTGCGCAAGGCTGAAAAGACCATCGCACAGTCGCAGAAATATCTGACGATGTGGCGGGCTGAATCGCTGGATCTGAATATGGCAAAACTCATCAGCAGTTATGACCGAATCAGTGCCTGTTTCCCGCTGGATACGTATCCGCGCCCGGCAGAAAAAAGCCAGTATGAAGGGAGTAGATCGTTATGGTCGGCCCTGGATGATGACATCATCACCACGGAGCAGGCCCGCGAAATTGCGATCCGCTGTCATGAACGGCAGATTCAGCGTCAACAACGCTGGGTTAACCACTATCAGAACCGCCTGATCTATGAGCGTGCCATGCTGGACGAAAGCGGCGGCGTGGTTACCCGGACACAGGATTTTGAGCCGGGCGGACAGGTTTTCAGCCGGGGCGAGTGGCTGACCATCATCCGCGTGAACAAAAGCAACGGGGCGGTGAGTTCAGTCACAACGCCGAATTACAGTTTTCTCGGGTACAGCGGCACGATGAAAGTGACGCCCGATCGCATCACGGACTACAAAGCACCATCGGCAGAAGAAGCTGCCGTCGCCAGCCAGGCCGCGAAGCGTCCGCCGGTAGTCAACTATCCGGGGGAAGGTTTCCGGGAAATGACAAAGGCGCAGTGGGCCGCCCTGCCCCGGGACTGTAAGGCCGTGCGCAGTGTGGCAGAGACAGAAGACCACGGGGCATACCGCTACCGCCGCACAATGGACAATAATTTCCGCCTGGTGAATGTGTATATCACCGACATGAAAATTACGGAAATCCCACAGAAATAA
- a CDS encoding DUF1380 family protein, with translation MYCTVKEIIRDVLDTDVPDSECVFVVVLTRGDVRHIAQDWSLTDDELETVMQRLDDAFEHGADVSVVHDVVRELMEEKRASRHVTVPAVMLEKVMALAGSEMKRLYAVGSENGGDGDAFVREEREAMDVVLQALDGEKMS, from the coding sequence ATGTACTGTACTGTTAAAGAAATTATCCGCGATGTACTGGATACAGATGTGCCGGACAGTGAATGCGTTTTTGTTGTGGTGCTGACCCGTGGGGATGTGCGCCACATAGCCCAGGACTGGAGTCTGACAGACGATGAGCTGGAAACCGTCATGCAGCGGCTGGACGATGCCTTTGAGCATGGTGCGGATGTCAGCGTTGTTCACGACGTTGTTCGTGAACTGATGGAAGAAAAGCGCGCCAGCCGTCATGTGACAGTCCCGGCGGTGATGCTGGAAAAAGTGATGGCGCTGGCAGGCAGTGAAATGAAGCGCCTGTATGCCGTCGGGAGTGAGAACGGGGGCGACGGTGACGCATTCGTCAGGGAGGAACGCGAAGCAATGGACGTTGTGTTACAGGCGCTGGACGGGGAGAAGATGTCATGA
- a CDS encoding antirestriction protein, with product MQYAKPVTLNVEECDRLSFLPYLFGLDFLYAEASVYALAKKMMPEYEGGFWHFIRLPDGGGYMMPDGDRFHLVNGENWFDRTVSADAAGIILTSLVINRQLWLYHDSGDAGLTHLYRMRDAQLWSHIEFHPECNAIYAALD from the coding sequence ATGCAATATGCGAAACCTGTCACTCTGAATGTTGAAGAGTGCGACCGTCTCTCCTTTCTGCCTTACCTGTTTGGCCTGGATTTTCTGTATGCCGAGGCATCTGTGTACGCGCTGGCGAAAAAAATGATGCCGGAATATGAAGGCGGATTCTGGCACTTCATCCGCCTGCCGGACGGTGGCGGTTACATGATGCCGGATGGCGACCGTTTTCATCTGGTCAACGGTGAAAACTGGTTTGACCGTACGGTCAGCGCCGATGCCGCAGGCATCATTTTGACTTCCCTTGTGATTAACCGCCAGTTGTGGCTGTACCACGACAGCGGTGATGCAGGACTGACTCACCTGTACAGGATGCGCGATGCGCAGTTGTGGAGCCACATCGAATTTCACCCCGAATGTAACGCGATTTACGCGGCGCTGGACTGA
- a CDS encoding IS4-like element IS421 family transposase, with protein sequence MNYSHDNWSAILAHIGKPEELDTSARNAGALTRRREIRDAATLLRLGLAYGPGGMSLREVTAWAQLHDVATLSDVALLKRLRNAADWFGILAAQTLAVRAAVTGCTSGKRLRLVDGTAISAPGGGSAEWRLHMGYDPHTCQFTDFELTDSRDAERLDRFAQTADEIRIADRGFGSRPECIRSLAFGEADYIVRVHWRGLRWLTAEGMRFDMMGFLRGLDCGKNGETTVMIGNSGNKKAGAPFPARLIAVSLPPEKALISKTRLLSENRRKGRVVQAETLEAAGHVLLLTSLPEDEYSAEQVADCYRLRWQIELAFKRLKSLLHLDALRAKEPELAKAWIFANLLAAFLIDDIIQPSLDFPPRSAGSEKKN encoded by the coding sequence ATGAATTACTCTCACGATAACTGGTCAGCAATTCTGGCCCATATTGGTAAGCCCGAAGAACTGGATACTTCGGCACGTAATGCCGGGGCTCTAACCCGCCGCCGCGAAATTCGTGATGCTGCAACTCTGCTACGTCTGGGGCTGGCTTACGGCCCCGGGGGGATGTCATTACGTGAAGTCACTGCATGGGCTCAGCTCCATGACGTTGCAACATTATCTGACGTGGCTCTCCTGAAGCGGCTGCGGAATGCCGCCGACTGGTTTGGCATACTTGCCGCACAAACACTTGCTGTACGCGCCGCAGTTACGGGTTGTACAAGCGGAAAGAGATTGCGTCTTGTCGATGGAACAGCAATCAGTGCGCCCGGGGGCGGCAGCGCTGAATGGCGACTACATATGGGATATGATCCTCATACCTGTCAGTTCACTGATTTTGAGCTAACCGACAGCAGAGACGCTGAACGGCTGGACCGATTTGCGCAAACGGCAGACGAGATACGCATTGCTGACCGGGGATTCGGTTCGCGTCCCGAATGTATCCGCTCACTTGCTTTTGGAGAAGCTGATTATATCGTCCGGGTTCACTGGCGAGGATTGCGCTGGTTAACTGCAGAAGGAATGCGCTTTGACATGATGGGTTTTCTGCGCGGGCTGGATTGCGGTAAGAACGGTGAAACCACTGTAATGATAGGCAATTCAGGTAATAAAAAAGCCGGAGCTCCCTTTCCGGCACGTCTCATTGCCGTATCACTTCCTCCCGAAAAAGCATTAATCAGTAAAACCCGACTGCTCAGCGAGAATCGTCGAAAAGGACGAGTAGTTCAGGCGGAAACGCTGGAAGCAGCGGGCCATGTGCTATTGCTAACATCATTACCGGAAGATGAATATTCAGCAGAGCAAGTGGCTGATTGTTACCGTCTGCGATGGCAAATTGAACTGGCTTTTAAGCGGCTCAAAAGTTTGCTGCACCTGGATGCTTTGCGTGCAAAGGAACCTGAACTCGCGAAAGCGTGGATATTTGCTAATCTACTCGCCGCATTTTTAATTGACGACATAATCCAGCCATCGCTGGATTTCCCCCCCAGAAGTGCCGGATCCGAAAAGAAGAACTAA
- a CDS encoding DUF1281 domain-containing protein translates to MHFSGEPAQIAEIKRLASGAVTPFYRRATNEGIQLFLAGSAGLLQTNEDVQFEACPGLTAAGRGVVSPENIAFTRWLTHLQNGVLLDEQNCLMLHELWLQSGTGQRRWEGLPDEVRETITVHFTAKRGDWCGFWSNEDVSVWWNRLCDNVLPEKTMPFDLLTVLPTRLDVEVNGFNGGVLNGVPSAYHWYTEQYGVKWPVGYEVNISRQGENFIQVDFDTPWCQPESNVVAELSRRFSCTLEHWYAEQGCNFCGWQRYERGELVDVLWGELEWSSPTDDDELPEVTAPEWIVDKVAHYGG, encoded by the coding sequence ATGCATTTTTCTGGTGAACCGGCACAGATTGCTGAGATTAAACGACTGGCCAGCGGTGCAGTCACACCGTTTTATCGCCGCGCCACAAATGAAGGTATTCAGCTGTTTCTGGCCGGAAGTGCCGGACTTCTGCAGACCAATGAAGATGTGCAGTTTGAAGCGTGCCCCGGACTGACGGCTGCCGGACGTGGTGTTGTATCGCCGGAGAATATCGCGTTCACCCGCTGGCTGACACACCTGCAGAACGGTGTGCTACTGGATGAACAAAACTGCCTGATGCTGCATGAACTCTGGCTGCAGAGTGGTACTGGCCAGCGTCGCTGGGAAGGATTACCGGATGAGGTCAGGGAAACCATCACCGTGCATTTCACCGCCAAAAGAGGTGACTGGTGTGGCTTCTGGAGTAACGAGGATGTATCGGTGTGGTGGAACCGTCTGTGTGACAATGTACTGCCGGAAAAAACCATGCCGTTTGACCTGCTGACGGTTCTGCCCACCCGTCTGGATGTTGAAGTGAATGGCTTTAACGGTGGTGTTCTGAACGGTGTTCCTTCTGCGTATCACTGGTATACGGAACAGTATGGCGTGAAGTGGCCTGTGGGGTATGAGGTGAATATCAGCCGTCAGGGAGAAAACTTCATTCAGGTGGATTTCGACACGCCGTGGTGTCAGCCGGAAAGCAACGTTGTTGCAGAATTAAGCCGCCGTTTCAGTTGCACGCTGGAGCACTGGTACGCCGAGCAGGGCTGCAATTTCTGTGGCTGGCAGCGATATGAGCGTGGAGAGCTTGTTGATGTGCTGTGGGGGGAACTGGAATGGTCTTCCCCGACAGATGATGATGAGCTGCCGGAAGTCACCGCGCCGGAGTGGATAGTCGACAAGGTGGCGCATTACGGTGGATGA
- a CDS encoding DinI-like family protein: MIRIEILFDRQSTKNLKSGTLQALQNEIEQRLKPHYPEIWLRIDQGSAPSVSVTGARNDKDKERILSLLEEIWQDDSWLPAA, from the coding sequence ATGATCCGCATTGAAATTCTTTTCGACCGCCAGAGCACAAAAAACCTCAAATCAGGCACACTTCAGGCGCTACAGAATGAAATCGAACAACGTCTGAAACCACACTACCCGGAAATCTGGCTGCGTATAGACCAGGGCAGCGCCCCGTCTGTATCTGTCACTGGAGCCCGCAACGACAAGGATAAAGAACGTATCCTGTCTCTGCTGGAAGAAATCTGGCAGGACGACAGCTGGCTGCCTGCAGCATGA